From a region of the Schistocerca nitens isolate TAMUIC-IGC-003100 chromosome 8, iqSchNite1.1, whole genome shotgun sequence genome:
- the LOC126198459 gene encoding uncharacterized protein LOC126198459 isoform X9, whose amino-acid sequence MGRKWWMKQPKTETLMTTTPTAQQTLPPTGATAGTLGVWRTGWQAKVLTPGLATPSMHVQAADTLQAELQSGPTPGQALPAEPPTASSRRC is encoded by the exons ATGGGGAGGAAGTGGTGGATGAAGCAGCCGAAAACAGAGACGCTGATGACGACGACGCCGACAGCTCAGCAGACGCTGCCGCCGACGGGAGCGACGGCGGGGACGCTGGGAGTGTGGAGAACAGGCTGGCAGGCAAAG GTGCTCACGCCCGGGCTGGCCACACCAAGCATGCACGTGCAGGCAGCCGACACGCTGCAGGCAGAACTGCAGTCAGGCCCCACGCCAGGTCAGGCGCTGCCCGCAGAGCCGCCCACAGCAAGTAGTCGCCGCTGCTGA